A stretch of Perognathus longimembris pacificus isolate PPM17 chromosome 1, ASM2315922v1, whole genome shotgun sequence DNA encodes these proteins:
- the Sh3gl2 gene encoding endophilin-A1 isoform X2 yields MERKVDVTSRAVMEIMTKTIEYLQPNPASRAKLSMINTMSKIRGQEKGPGYPQAEALLAEAMLKFGRELGDDCNFGPALGEVGEAMRELSEVKDSLDMEVKQNFIDPLQNLHDKDLREIQHHLKKLEGRRLDFDYKKKRQGKIPDEELRQALEKFDESKEIAESSMFNLLEMDIEQVSQLSALVQAQLEYHKQAVQILQQVTVRLEERIRQASSQPRREYQPKPRMSLEFSTGDSTQPNGGLSHTGTPKPSGVPMDQPCCRALYDFEPENEGELGFKEGDIITLTNQIDENWYEGMLHGHSGFFPINYVEILVALPH; encoded by the exons AAAGTGGATGTCACCAGCAGGGCTGTGATGGAAATTATGACGAAAACAATTGAATACCTTCAACCCAATCCAG CTTCCAGGGCTAAACTCAGCATGATCAACACCATGTCAAAGATCCGTGGCCAGGAGAAGGGGCCAGGCTATCCGCAGGCAGAGGCGCTCCTGGCAGAGGCCATGCTCAAGTTTGGAAGAGAGCTGGGAGATGATTGCAACTTTG GTCCAGCCCTTGGAGAGGTAGGAGAAGCCATGAGGGAGCTCTCAGAGGTGAAAGACTCTTTGGACATGGAAGTGAAGCAGAATTTCATTGACCCGCTTCAGAATCTTCATGACAAAGATCTGAGGGAGATTCAG CACCATCTAAAGAAGTTGGAAGGGAGGCGCCTAGACTTTGATTATAAGAAGAAACGGCAAGGCAAGATCCCAGATGAAGAGCTCCGTCAAGCTCTGGAGAAATTTGATGAGTCTAAAGAAATTGCTGAGTCAAGTATGTTCAACCTCTTGGAGATGGAT ATTGAGCAGGTGAGCCAGCTGTCTGCACTTGTGCAAGCCCAGTTGGAATACCACAAACAGGCAGTGCAGATCCTGCAGCAGGTCACTGTCAGACTGGAGGAAAG AATAAGACAAGCTTCATCTCAGCCTAGAAGAGAATATCAGCCTAAGCCACGAATGAGCCTGGAGTTTTCTACTGGAGACAGTACTCAGCCCAATGGGGGTCTCTCCCATACAGGCACACCCAAACCTTCAG GAGTCCCAATGGATCAGCCCTGCTGCCGAGCTCTGTATGACTTTGAGCCTGAAAATGAAGGGGAGCTGGGTTTCAAGGAGGGCGATATCATCACGCTCACTAATCAAATTGATGAGAACTGGTATGAAGGAATGCTTCATGGCCACTCGGGCTTCTTCCCCATTAATTATGTAGAAATTCTGGTTGCCCTGCCCCATTAG